The Carnobacterium divergens genome includes a window with the following:
- a CDS encoding heavy metal translocating P-type ATPase — MRNDKKLYLVLSVGIIALILEFLFQQNNLAQGLITIAGVVMSGVMFVGMVKTLRSGSYGVDILAITAIIATLAVGEYWASLIILIMLTGGDSLEDYAAKKARSELKSLLDNSPQIAHKYEGDQLVELPVENVKVKDVLVVKPGEVVPVDGTVLSGQSLFDEASLTGESKPVNKQAGDLLMSGSINGDGAITMTVDKVAADSQFQHIVRLVKESEQQPAHFVRLADRYAVPFTIVAYLIAGIAWYISKDPKRFAEVLVVASPCPLILAAPIAMVSGMSRSSRNGIIIKTGTTIEKLATAKSIAFDKTGTLTNGVLSVDQIRSTGTIANDKMVLLAASAEQQSGHILAKSLMTYVGNQNLLKASGIEESVGNGVTAEVEGQEIKVGKLTFVAPNQTPEGIKQTALFISVNNQYAGFITFTDTIRSEAKETISQLKAEGLTKLMMLTGDQKDVAVTIAKEVGITEVKAECLPGDKISALKEIPDSERPIIMVGDGVNDAPSLTIADIGIAMGAHGSTAASESADVVVLKDDLSKVSTVIQLSKDTMKIAKESVLLGILICTILMLVASTGVIPALLGAALQEVVDVVSIFSALRARKDRKRKRIN, encoded by the coding sequence ATGAGAAATGATAAAAAATTGTATTTGGTATTAAGTGTGGGAATTATTGCTCTGATTTTAGAATTTTTGTTTCAGCAAAATAATCTCGCGCAAGGATTAATAACAATCGCTGGCGTGGTCATGTCAGGAGTGATGTTTGTTGGAATGGTTAAAACGTTACGTTCAGGGAGTTATGGAGTAGATATTTTAGCGATCACAGCTATTATTGCTACACTAGCAGTTGGAGAATACTGGGCAAGCTTGATTATCCTCATTATGCTGACCGGTGGGGATTCACTGGAAGATTATGCAGCTAAAAAAGCGCGGAGCGAGCTAAAATCGTTATTAGATAATTCTCCGCAAATTGCGCATAAATACGAAGGAGATCAACTTGTTGAACTTCCTGTTGAAAACGTTAAGGTAAAGGACGTTCTAGTTGTTAAACCTGGGGAAGTCGTTCCAGTTGATGGTACGGTGCTATCTGGACAATCGCTATTTGATGAAGCCTCATTAACGGGTGAGTCAAAACCTGTCAACAAACAAGCAGGAGATTTGTTAATGTCTGGTTCAATAAATGGCGACGGAGCCATTACGATGACAGTGGACAAAGTAGCAGCAGATAGCCAATTCCAACACATTGTTCGACTCGTAAAAGAATCAGAGCAACAACCTGCTCATTTTGTTCGATTAGCAGACCGATACGCCGTTCCATTTACAATTGTTGCGTATTTAATTGCTGGAATTGCGTGGTACATTTCAAAAGATCCGAAACGTTTTGCTGAAGTTTTAGTCGTAGCCTCACCATGTCCGTTGATTTTAGCAGCTCCAATTGCGATGGTTTCTGGAATGAGCCGTTCTAGTAGAAACGGAATCATTATTAAGACGGGTACAACGATTGAGAAATTAGCAACGGCTAAATCCATTGCATTTGATAAAACAGGAACGCTCACCAACGGTGTGTTATCTGTTGACCAAATTCGATCCACTGGAACGATAGCAAATGACAAGATGGTCTTGCTTGCAGCGAGCGCGGAGCAACAATCAGGCCATATTCTGGCAAAATCATTGATGACCTACGTTGGCAATCAGAATTTATTAAAAGCAAGTGGAATTGAAGAGTCCGTTGGAAATGGGGTTACAGCGGAAGTAGAAGGCCAAGAAATAAAAGTTGGGAAATTAACTTTTGTTGCACCCAATCAAACACCAGAAGGCATCAAACAAACAGCTTTATTTATTTCAGTTAACAACCAATATGCGGGTTTTATTACTTTTACAGATACCATTAGAAGTGAGGCTAAAGAAACAATTAGTCAATTGAAAGCAGAAGGTTTGACCAAACTGATGATGCTAACCGGTGATCAAAAAGATGTTGCGGTTACAATTGCCAAAGAAGTAGGGATTACAGAAGTTAAAGCAGAATGTTTACCAGGTGATAAAATTTCAGCATTGAAAGAAATACCTGATTCAGAGCGTCCAATTATAATGGTGGGAGACGGAGTCAATGACGCGCCTTCACTGACTATTGCAGATATCGGAATTGCAATGGGAGCACATGGGTCAACTGCTGCAAGTGAATCTGCTGATGTAGTTGTCCTAAAGGATGATCTAAGCAAAGTTAGTACCGTGATTCAATTATCAAAAGATACAATGAAAATTGCCAAAGAATCCGTTCTATTAGGTATTTTAATTTGCACCATTTTAATGTTGGTTGCAAGTACAGGGGTTATCCCAGCATTGCTAGGAGCAGCGTTGCAAGAAGTGGTTGATGTTGTTTCAATTTTCTCTGCACTTCGGGCACGGAAAGACCGAAAAAGAAAACGTATAAATTAA
- a CDS encoding cation-translocating P-type ATPase, translating to MKFYNKESQEVLNEFKVSITEGLTDTVVESNRERFGANKLNEEKSDPYWKIYLRSFKEPIVIVLMGAILLSFFSAYYDFQIKGDVKHGTEALYEGTAILILIIINATLSFWQEISAKKSLDALKQLSNRQVALLRNGNWGRYDSVDLVPGDIVKVNVGDFIEADIRWIDTSELQVIESHLTGEADAIQKDSQVLEGEIGVGDQRNMGFSGSTVSNGSGIGIVVATGQKTELGKIAELLQNVESKPSPLQHTVGKLTKSLMLISGLVVVFTLIVGMIQSYQATGALTFSAIGGVLSTSIALAVASIPDALPAVLSIVLTIGASKMAKNKGLIKSLNSVETLGATSYVCSDKTGTLTKNEMTVTQFFANGDAYFVTGKGYSPEGKIISDNPDTNAYQSFMKGAVLCNEAEVKLVEQQYKPFGNPTEVALVVLGEKAGITKKDILEKGSEIYRVLPFTSSRKMMSIIVKEDDQYKLYTKGAPDVLVEKSAYILHENERVETSLLIKKLEETTLNFAKEALRTLAVAEKVLTKEEATNGTVEELEVGFTVTGIAGIIDPPREEVRESVQQLKEASVKVVMITGDHEATAKAIAYDLTIIDSLDAPSIKGSAIEKMTDEELFEVVKETQVYARVSPEHKQRIVEQLQKHGEIVAMTGDGVNDAPALRAADIGIAMGIAGTEVTKDSADLILLDDKFTTIQKTVESGRTIYANIKNFMRHELTTNVAEVLSLLIGLLFFTKGMGQVPASTPTLTALMILWVNMVSDAVPSFSLGYDVAESDIMSEKPRNPKESVLANYTWSRVLIRGTVMGLMVYAAFILAAKNGMSSNQAQTVAFLTLVYGQLWHVFDARSSKTLFRRNPFQNKPLVAAVLFAGISSYLVTIIPFFNTVMGTAPLSLNVYLLLLVVPAIPTFILSGLKELFGIKIW from the coding sequence ATGAAATTTTACAACAAGGAGAGCCAAGAGGTACTAAATGAATTTAAAGTGTCTATAACAGAAGGATTAACAGATACTGTTGTGGAATCAAATAGAGAGCGTTTCGGAGCAAATAAATTAAACGAAGAAAAATCAGATCCCTATTGGAAAATCTATTTACGCAGTTTTAAAGAGCCAATTGTGATTGTTTTAATGGGTGCAATTTTATTGTCTTTTTTCAGTGCCTATTACGATTTTCAAATTAAGGGTGATGTAAAACACGGAACAGAAGCTCTTTATGAAGGAACGGCAATTTTAATTTTGATTATCATTAATGCGACCCTGTCTTTTTGGCAAGAAATTAGTGCTAAAAAAAGTTTAGATGCGTTAAAACAACTTTCCAATCGTCAAGTCGCTCTTTTACGAAATGGCAATTGGGGACGCTATGATTCAGTCGACCTTGTGCCGGGAGATATCGTAAAGGTAAACGTTGGTGATTTTATTGAAGCAGATATCAGATGGATTGATACGTCAGAACTACAGGTGATTGAATCGCATTTAACAGGCGAAGCAGATGCCATTCAAAAGGACAGTCAAGTGCTTGAAGGAGAGATTGGTGTTGGCGATCAACGAAACATGGGGTTCTCAGGATCAACAGTTTCAAATGGTAGTGGAATTGGGATTGTTGTTGCAACCGGTCAAAAAACCGAATTAGGAAAAATTGCTGAGCTACTTCAAAATGTTGAGTCAAAACCTTCACCATTGCAACACACAGTTGGAAAATTGACGAAATCGTTAATGTTGATTTCTGGTTTAGTCGTTGTGTTCACCTTAATTGTTGGAATGATTCAATCCTATCAAGCAACAGGGGCATTAACCTTTTCCGCAATTGGCGGGGTGTTGTCTACTTCAATTGCTTTAGCAGTAGCCTCTATTCCAGATGCATTGCCAGCGGTGTTATCCATCGTTTTAACCATCGGTGCCAGCAAGATGGCTAAAAACAAAGGGTTAATTAAATCACTAAACAGCGTTGAGACGCTAGGCGCAACTTCTTATGTTTGTTCCGATAAAACAGGAACGTTAACGAAAAATGAAATGACCGTGACGCAATTCTTTGCCAACGGTGACGCATACTTTGTTACAGGCAAAGGGTATTCACCAGAAGGTAAAATTATCAGTGACAATCCAGATACGAATGCCTACCAATCATTTATGAAAGGTGCTGTTCTATGTAATGAAGCCGAGGTAAAATTGGTAGAGCAACAATACAAGCCTTTTGGAAATCCAACAGAAGTAGCTTTAGTGGTTTTAGGAGAGAAAGCCGGAATTACCAAAAAGGACATCCTTGAAAAGGGCAGTGAGATTTACCGTGTTCTACCGTTTACAAGTAGCCGAAAAATGATGAGTATTATTGTAAAAGAAGACGACCAGTATAAGCTTTATACCAAAGGAGCACCAGATGTATTGGTTGAAAAAAGCGCCTATATTTTACATGAAAATGAACGCGTTGAAACCTCTCTTTTAATTAAAAAGTTAGAAGAAACAACCTTGAATTTTGCTAAAGAGGCATTAAGAACGCTTGCCGTAGCGGAAAAAGTTTTAACCAAAGAAGAAGCAACCAATGGAACGGTGGAAGAATTAGAAGTAGGCTTTACTGTGACCGGTATAGCCGGGATTATTGACCCGCCAAGAGAAGAAGTCAGAGAATCTGTTCAGCAATTGAAGGAAGCTTCAGTTAAGGTTGTGATGATTACTGGGGACCATGAAGCAACTGCTAAAGCGATTGCCTATGATTTAACCATTATTGACTCGTTGGACGCGCCTTCAATCAAAGGGTCAGCAATTGAAAAAATGACCGATGAAGAGTTATTTGAAGTTGTCAAAGAAACACAAGTTTATGCTCGTGTTTCACCAGAACACAAACAACGAATTGTCGAACAGTTGCAAAAACACGGTGAAATCGTTGCAATGACGGGAGACGGAGTGAATGATGCGCCTGCACTAAGAGCCGCGGATATTGGCATTGCAATGGGGATAGCAGGAACAGAAGTGACGAAGGACTCTGCTGATTTGATTTTACTAGACGATAAGTTTACGACGATCCAAAAAACAGTTGAAAGTGGACGAACCATTTATGCCAATATTAAAAACTTTATGCGTCATGAGTTGACAACAAACGTAGCAGAAGTGTTATCTTTATTAATTGGCCTGCTTTTCTTCACAAAAGGGATGGGACAAGTTCCAGCGTCAACACCGACTTTAACAGCTTTAATGATTCTTTGGGTAAATATGGTCAGTGACGCTGTTCCATCATTTTCACTAGGATATGATGTGGCAGAATCAGATATTATGAGTGAGAAACCACGTAATCCAAAAGAGTCAGTCTTAGCAAATTACACATGGTCTCGTGTGTTGATTCGAGGAACGGTAATGGGATTAATGGTATACGCAGCCTTTATCTTGGCAGCAAAAAATGGAATGAGTAGCAATCAAGCCCAAACCGTTGCCTTTTTAACCCTAGTATATGGGCAATTATGGCACGTTTTTGATGCCCGTAGCTCTAAAACATTATTTAGAAGAAATCCATTCCAAAATAAACCTTTAGTCGCAGCCGTTTTATTTGCTGGAATTAGTTCGTATCTTGTAACGATTATTCCATTTTTCAATACAGTGATGGGCACAGCACCATTATCATTAAATGTTTATCTTTTATTGCTAGTTGTTCCCGCAATTCCGACGTTCATTTTATCAGGATTAAAAGAATTGTTTGGCATTAAAATCTGGTAA